One part of the Fusobacterium pseudoperiodonticum genome encodes these proteins:
- a CDS encoding replication-associated recombination protein A, protein MNLFQNNYKNVEPLAYKLRPKNLDDFVGQEKLLGKDGVIRRLILNSALSNSIFYGPPGCGKSSLGEIISNTLDCNFEKLNATTASVSDIRTVVETAKRNIELYNKRTILFLDEIHRFNKNQQDALLSYTEDGTLTLIGATTENPYYNINNALLSRVMVFEFKALTNEDISKLIDKGLKFLNISMSDKIKEIIIDIAQGDSRIALNYVEMYNNIHSQMTEDEIFSIFKERQVSFDKKQDKYDMISAFIKSVRGSDPDAAVYWLARLLDGGEDPKYIARRLFIEASEDIGMANPEALLIANAAMNACERIGMPEVRIILSHATVYLAISSKSNSVYEAIDGALADIKKGELQEVPINICHDNVGYKYPHSYSDNFVKQKYMNKKKKYYKPGNNKNEKMIAEKLNKLWNE, encoded by the coding sequence ATGAATTTATTTCAAAATAATTATAAAAATGTTGAACCACTAGCATATAAATTAAGACCAAAAAATTTAGATGATTTCGTTGGTCAAGAAAAACTTTTAGGAAAAGATGGAGTTATCAGAAGGCTTATTTTAAATTCAGCTCTTTCTAATTCTATTTTTTACGGTCCACCTGGTTGTGGAAAAAGCAGTCTGGGTGAAATTATTTCCAATACTTTGGACTGTAATTTTGAAAAATTAAATGCTACAACTGCTAGTGTTTCTGATATAAGAACTGTGGTAGAAACTGCCAAAAGAAATATAGAACTTTACAATAAAAGAACTATACTTTTTTTAGATGAAATACATAGATTTAATAAGAATCAACAAGATGCCCTTCTTTCATATACTGAAGATGGAACTCTTACCCTTATAGGTGCAACAACAGAAAATCCTTATTACAATATCAATAATGCCTTGCTTTCAAGAGTTATGGTATTTGAATTTAAGGCTCTTACTAATGAAGATATTTCTAAATTAATTGATAAGGGATTAAAATTTCTAAATATAAGTATGAGTGATAAAATCAAGGAAATAATTATTGATATAGCTCAAGGAGATTCAAGAATAGCTTTAAATTATGTTGAGATGTACAATAATATACATTCTCAAATGACTGAAGATGAAATTTTTTCTATTTTTAAAGAAAGACAAGTTTCTTTTGACAAAAAACAAGACAAATATGATATGATTTCTGCCTTTATAAAGTCTGTAAGGGGAAGTGATCCTGATGCGGCAGTATATTGGCTTGCAAGGCTTTTAGATGGTGGAGAAGATCCAAAATATATAGCAAGAAGGCTCTTTATTGAGGCTAGTGAAGATATAGGAATGGCAAATCCAGAAGCACTTTTAATTGCAAATGCAGCTATGAATGCCTGTGAAAGAATAGGTATGCCTGAGGTTAGGATAATACTTTCACATGCTACTGTATATCTTGCAATTTCATCTAAATCAAATTCAGTCTATGAAGCCATAGATGGAGCTTTAGCTGATATTAAAAAAGGTGAATTACAAGAAGTCCCTATTAATATTTGTCATGATAATGTAGGCTATAAATATCCTCATAGTTATAGTGACAACTTTGTTAAACAAAAATATATGAATAAGAAGAAAAAATACTATAAACCTGGTAACAACAAGAATGAAAAGATGATAGCAGAAAAATTGAACAAGTTATGGAATGAATAG